Proteins encoded together in one Nostoc sp. PCC 7524 window:
- a CDS encoding ABC exporter membrane fusion protein, producing the protein MVYKQRQPLTKPNGWWSIMLTASTAVIASIISVYSFSQYQLKSQLDSPTRSTSPVITAVTALGYLEPEGKVIRLSAPNSQGGVRVAKLLVNQGSSVRQGQTVAILDSYYPRLAALEKAQKQVLVAQATLNQVKAGAKTGDISAQKAIIARLEADLDGAISVQKATITRLKAELRNVESENQRYQQLYKIGAISASDSEAKNLRVEIIQQQYKEAKADHKRIIENIQKQLMEAKAKFKSITEVRPTDVQVAQANVESAKASVKQAQAELELSSVRSPISGQILKINTRPGEIVSATGIADLGRTQQMYVVAEIYETNIKKVRLGQSAVITSDALPKELHGTVTDIGLQVGKQNIFNNLQADTDNKIVEVKIRINNMEDLKQITALTNLQVQVRIDI; encoded by the coding sequence ATGGTATATAAACAAAGGCAGCCGTTGACAAAACCTAACGGTTGGTGGTCGATCATGTTGACAGCCTCTACTGCTGTAATTGCTAGTATAATTTCCGTCTACAGCTTTTCACAATATCAGTTGAAATCTCAATTGGACTCACCAACACGCAGCACTTCTCCTGTTATCACTGCTGTTACAGCTTTAGGATATCTAGAACCGGAAGGAAAAGTTATTCGTTTATCTGCTCCTAATTCTCAAGGAGGTGTTCGAGTAGCAAAGCTCCTTGTCAATCAAGGAAGTTCGGTACGTCAGGGACAAACAGTTGCTATTCTTGATAGTTATTATCCTCGTCTTGCAGCCTTAGAAAAAGCACAAAAACAAGTCCTAGTTGCTCAAGCTACTCTTAATCAAGTGAAAGCTGGTGCAAAAACTGGAGATATCTCTGCACAGAAAGCAATCATTGCTCGCCTGGAAGCTGATTTGGATGGAGCGATTTCTGTACAAAAAGCCACAATTACTCGTCTAAAAGCTGAGTTACGTAATGTGGAAAGCGAAAATCAGCGATATCAACAGTTATACAAAATAGGTGCGATTTCAGCTTCTGATTCAGAAGCGAAGAATTTACGTGTCGAAATTATTCAACAACAGTACAAAGAAGCTAAAGCTGATCATAAGCGGATTATAGAAAACATTCAAAAGCAGCTAATGGAGGCCAAAGCCAAGTTTAAGAGTATTACAGAAGTTCGTCCTACTGATGTGCAAGTAGCGCAAGCTAATGTCGAGAGTGCAAAAGCTTCAGTGAAACAGGCTCAGGCAGAGTTGGAACTAAGTTCTGTGCGATCGCCTATATCTGGACAAATCCTGAAAATTAATACTCGTCCTGGAGAAATTGTCAGTGCTACAGGAATAGCAGACTTAGGTCGTACACAGCAGATGTATGTAGTAGCAGAAATTTATGAAACCAATATTAAAAAAGTACGTCTAGGTCAGTCAGCCGTTATTACTAGCGATGCGTTACCAAAGGAACTGCACGGAACAGTTACAGATATTGGTTTACAAGTCGGCAAACAAAATATTTTCAATAATTTACAAGCTGACACAGATAACAAAATAGTTGAGGTCAAAATTCGGATCAATAATATGGAGGATCTCAAACAAATTACTGCTCTGACTAACTTACAAGTGCAGGTACGCATTGATATATAG
- the devC gene encoding ABC transporter permease DevC, giving the protein MILTISLAWLQLARQKVRFCVALTGIAFIAVLMFVQIGFQDALYTSATQLHHNLEGDLFIISTQYQSLTLHQSFSHRYLYEILGFDSIESVTPLYMQFAKLENSINGLKLPIYVLGVNPVRTGLKLPISQENLSLIQLPYMVLFDRNSRPGFGSIVQDFEEGRDVTVEMFNYTSSIGHKVKVGGLFSLGPSFGVDGNLIVSASTFFQIFPDRSAQNVDIGLIKLKPNTNTQEFLAHLSAKLPQDVIAITHQDFINLEKNYWQVRAPIGFVFQLMVTMVFIVGVVVVYQILYSNISSHLAEYATLKAMGFKNKYLLVVVFQQSLILALFGYIPGFAISTGLYDVAKNTTNLPISMSVDKAGIVLVFIILMCLASGFISTKKLRNVDPANFF; this is encoded by the coding sequence ATGATTTTAACTATATCTTTAGCTTGGCTACAACTGGCTAGACAAAAAGTTCGCTTTTGTGTAGCCTTAACGGGAATTGCTTTTATTGCAGTATTAATGTTTGTACAAATTGGTTTCCAAGATGCTCTATATACCAGTGCTACACAGCTGCATCATAATCTCGAAGGCGATTTATTTATCATTAGCACTCAATATCAATCTTTGACATTACATCAAAGCTTTTCACATCGGTATTTATATGAAATATTAGGGTTTGATTCTATAGAATCAGTTACCCCTTTATATATGCAATTTGCTAAATTAGAAAATTCTATTAATGGATTGAAATTACCAATATATGTTTTAGGCGTTAATCCAGTTAGAACAGGTTTAAAATTACCAATCAGTCAGGAAAATCTCAGCTTAATACAACTACCATACATGGTTTTATTTGACAGAAATTCCAGACCAGGTTTTGGTTCAATTGTGCAAGATTTTGAGGAAGGAAGAGATGTAACAGTTGAAATGTTTAATTATACTTCATCAATTGGTCATAAAGTAAAAGTTGGTGGATTATTTAGCCTAGGGCCATCTTTTGGGGTGGATGGAAATTTAATTGTTAGCGCCTCGACTTTTTTCCAAATATTTCCAGATCGTTCAGCACAAAATGTAGATATAGGCTTAATTAAACTCAAACCCAATACTAACACCCAAGAATTTTTGGCTCATTTGTCAGCTAAATTGCCTCAAGACGTAATAGCAATTACGCATCAGGATTTTATTAATTTAGAAAAAAACTATTGGCAGGTCAGAGCGCCTATTGGATTTGTGTTTCAATTGATGGTGACTATGGTATTTATTGTTGGTGTAGTCGTAGTCTATCAAATTCTTTATAGTAATATCTCTAGTCATTTAGCTGAGTATGCAACTCTCAAAGCAATGGGATTTAAAAATAAATATCTTTTAGTTGTAGTTTTTCAACAGTCTTTAATCCTAGCACTTTTTGGTTACATACCTGGCTTTGCTATATCTACAGGTTTGTATGATGTAGCAAAAAATACTACTAATTTACCGATTAGTATGAGTGTAGATAAAGCAGGTATAGTATTAGTCTTTATAATTTTAATGTGCTTGGCATCTGGTTTCATATCTACAAAAAAACTACGTAATGTAGATCCAGCTAACTTTTTTTAA
- a CDS encoding DevA family ABC transporter ATP-binding protein: MLTTDFIVSIRNLNHYFGNQILKSQILFDINLTIKYGEIVTMTGPSGSGKTTLLTLIGGLRSVQKGSLKFLNQELYGASNEKLVQIRSQIGYIFQSHNLLNFLTSRQNVQISLELDKNIDKLEARRKAEAMLHAVKLGNRMNYYPSELSGGQKQRVAIARALVRHPKLVLADEPTAALDSKSGRDIVNLMQQLAKEQNCSILMVTHDSRILDISDRIIHIEDGRLIKEVS, translated from the coding sequence ATGCTCACAACAGACTTTATTGTTAGCATCAGAAACCTTAACCATTACTTTGGTAATCAAATATTGAAAAGTCAAATTCTATTTGATATTAATCTCACGATTAAATATGGAGAAATTGTTACCATGACTGGTCCTTCGGGTTCAGGAAAAACAACCCTGCTGACTTTAATTGGTGGATTACGTTCTGTACAGAAGGGGAGTCTAAAATTTCTCAATCAAGAGCTTTATGGGGCTAGTAATGAAAAGTTAGTACAAATACGTAGTCAGATTGGCTATATTTTTCAATCGCATAACTTACTAAATTTCCTAACATCTCGGCAAAATGTTCAAATATCGCTGGAATTAGACAAAAATATAGATAAATTGGAAGCTCGTAGAAAAGCAGAAGCTATGCTCCATGCTGTTAAATTAGGGAATCGAATGAATTATTATCCATCTGAACTGTCTGGAGGCCAAAAGCAACGGGTAGCAATTGCCCGTGCTTTAGTAAGACATCCTAAATTAGTTCTGGCTGATGAACCTACTGCTGCATTAGACAGTAAATCGGGGCGAGATATTGTTAACCTCATGCAGCAATTAGCTAAGGAACAAAATTGTTCCATCTTAATGGTTACTCATGATAGTCGAATTTTAGATATATCTGATCGAATAATTCATATAGAGGATGGCCGATTAATTAAAGAAGTTTCCTGA
- a CDS encoding MFS transporter yields the protein MSDNPITHEEESDKIMFHSVNTRPESLWRQVWGLAALLAAIILSWMSYNFYQPIILQKLEFVELIGWLGILQGLLAAFIEPMIGGLSDRIQQRWGSRLPMISVGVVLAGLIFVSVSLLVEQNLSTDIRWIVPVLMTAWVMTIIIFRSPAIALLTQLVPTTELPQANALLVFVLGAIRATEPLLNTVLHSMGASLTFLLGAIALVLGAYILRSLTPKNSFYPSRSTHDQSVNTPVEMLVVIFVIGVATGVEVNLLLSIFPQQLQTQLPNLTVEFITSAILLVSAIASIPLGDWTDKRCADKSILLGLGTMTALMGLAVLNDSHTLVIGFILAFGISLGLVIISILPVILAKFHPSNLGLGTGLYFGGTAGGTALVSLLIQEVGITSIAAFLLAEVALIVVVVCIVMSRKLCILHD from the coding sequence TTGTCAGACAATCCCATCACCCATGAAGAAGAATCAGACAAAATAATGTTTCACTCTGTCAATACCCGACCTGAAAGTTTATGGCGACAAGTTTGGGGATTAGCTGCTTTACTAGCAGCGATCATCTTGAGTTGGATGTCCTATAATTTTTATCAGCCAATTATTTTACAAAAATTAGAATTTGTTGAACTAATAGGCTGGTTAGGAATATTACAAGGATTACTTGCAGCATTCATAGAACCGATGATTGGGGGACTATCAGATCGCATCCAACAGCGTTGGGGTAGCCGCTTACCAATGATTAGTGTGGGAGTAGTGCTAGCAGGTTTGATTTTTGTGAGTGTATCACTGTTAGTAGAGCAGAATTTGTCCACAGATATACGTTGGATTGTGCCAGTTTTAATGACTGCTTGGGTGATGACAATCATCATTTTTCGCAGCCCAGCGATCGCACTATTAACTCAATTAGTACCCACAACCGAATTACCCCAGGCTAATGCGTTGCTAGTGTTTGTCTTGGGAGCGATCAGGGCTACAGAGCCATTGTTGAACACTGTGCTGCATAGTATGGGTGCATCGCTGACTTTTCTATTAGGAGCGATCGCTTTAGTTTTAGGCGCATACATTTTGCGATCGTTGACTCCCAAAAATTCTTTCTACCCATCTAGATCAACTCATGATCAATCTGTGAATACTCCTGTAGAGATGTTGGTTGTAATATTTGTCATTGGTGTAGCTACAGGAGTAGAAGTAAATTTACTGTTATCTATATTTCCGCAACAATTGCAAACACAACTACCAAACTTGACAGTAGAATTTATTACTTCTGCCATCCTTTTAGTATCTGCGATCGCTTCGATTCCTTTAGGGGATTGGACAGATAAACGATGTGCTGATAAGTCGATTTTACTGGGTTTAGGAACTATGACAGCCTTGATGGGGTTGGCAGTATTGAACGACAGCCATACATTAGTCATTGGGTTTATATTGGCTTTTGGTATCAGCCTTGGCTTAGTTATTATCAGTATTCTTCCTGTGATATTAGCTAAATTTCACCCTAGTAATCTAGGTTTAGGTACAGGACTATATTTTGGTGGTACTGCTGGCGGTACAGCTTTAGTATCTTTACTCATTCAAGAGGTAGGAATTACATCAATAGCAGCATTTTTGTTAGCTGAAGTTGCTTTGATAGTTGTAGTTGTGTGTATTGTGATGAGTCGAAAATTGTGTATATTACATGATTAA
- the psb27 gene encoding photosystem II protein Psb27, which produces MLMNRYWSRLLALILVAVIGLVGCGSLDSLTGDYRQDTLAVVNILRTAIELPQDSPEKAAIQAEARQKINDFSARYQRVNSVSGLSSFTTMRTALNSLAGHYSSYPNRPVPEKLKNRLEQEFNQVEAALRRGA; this is translated from the coding sequence ATGCTTATGAATCGCTATTGGTCGCGTCTGCTTGCCTTAATTTTAGTTGCAGTGATTGGCTTAGTGGGCTGTGGTAGCCTGGATAGCCTGACAGGGGATTATCGCCAAGATACGTTGGCTGTAGTCAATATTTTGAGAACAGCCATAGAATTACCTCAAGATTCCCCAGAAAAAGCGGCAATCCAAGCAGAAGCCCGACAAAAAATTAATGATTTTTCTGCTCGTTACCAAAGGGTTAACTCTGTTTCCGGACTCAGTTCCTTTACCACCATGCGAACCGCCCTTAACTCCCTAGCCGGACACTACAGTTCTTACCCGAATCGCCCTGTACCAGAAAAACTCAAGAATCGCTTAGAGCAAGAGTTTAATCAGGTAGAAGCGGCACTAAGACGAGGTGCTTAA
- a CDS encoding family 10 glycosylhydrolase has protein sequence MSNFPLNRGRAKLFYQRLFAAICSSSILLLYLSSQPVQAQLTAHCQLSQTAVKTKENLRLLALKGNKNAQTRYQQLIKKHAQEIQQCRQRTWPNIQALWIRLYPCDLKPGAIDQIMDRIVNGGYNQVYLEVFYDGRVLLPAAANPTVWPSVIRNPGAEKVDLLATAIQKARQRGLKVYAWLYTANFGYSYALRRDREGAIARNGKGQTSLYVVNDSNQVFIDPYNEQAKRDYYRMVQEVLRRRPDGVLFDYIRYPRQAGSDSIATKVTDLWLFTKATQEALFRRAQNNKGLELIRRFLGKGYVTTGDISEVDQLYPQENEPLWQGRVPSSQEKSLLSPSDRQPLLQMELWLLAVAHAMQGIVDFVALASHPAKQQGIPSGVVFFPEGNQSVGQGYDSRLQPWDQFPNSLQWHPMSYATCGNVSCIVEQVQRVLSLAKPGTKIIPALAGKWGGEISNRPSLEAQMQALRQYAPKLKGVSHFAYSWQYPEHDSDRKACRSQ, from the coding sequence ATGTCTAACTTTCCTTTGAACCGTGGCAGAGCGAAATTATTTTATCAAAGACTGTTCGCTGCTATATGCAGCAGCAGTATATTGCTTCTGTACCTAAGTAGTCAACCAGTACAGGCACAACTAACAGCGCATTGTCAATTATCACAGACAGCAGTCAAAACAAAAGAAAACTTACGCCTATTAGCACTCAAGGGGAATAAAAATGCCCAAACACGCTATCAGCAGTTAATTAAAAAACACGCTCAGGAAATACAGCAGTGTCGCCAACGCACCTGGCCAAACATCCAAGCCCTTTGGATACGTTTATATCCCTGCGATCTGAAGCCAGGGGCTATAGACCAAATTATGGATCGGATTGTCAACGGTGGTTATAACCAAGTCTATTTAGAAGTGTTCTATGATGGACGAGTATTATTACCCGCAGCCGCTAACCCCACAGTTTGGCCTTCAGTAATTCGCAATCCGGGAGCAGAAAAAGTTGATTTGCTGGCTACAGCCATTCAAAAAGCCAGACAACGGGGGTTAAAAGTTTATGCTTGGTTGTACACGGCTAATTTTGGCTATAGCTATGCCTTGCGACGAGATAGAGAAGGGGCGATCGCTCGCAACGGTAAGGGTCAAACTAGCTTATATGTCGTCAATGATAGCAATCAAGTATTTATCGACCCCTACAACGAACAAGCCAAACGCGACTACTACCGCATGGTACAAGAAGTCTTACGCCGTCGCCCAGATGGTGTATTGTTCGACTATATTCGTTATCCCCGCCAAGCAGGTAGTGATTCCATTGCTACCAAAGTGACGGATTTATGGCTATTTACCAAGGCTACCCAAGAAGCATTATTTCGTCGCGCCCAAAATAACAAAGGACTAGAGTTGATTCGGCGTTTTTTAGGCAAAGGATATGTGACAACCGGAGATATTAGCGAAGTTGATCAACTCTATCCCCAAGAAAATGAACCTCTATGGCAAGGACGTGTTCCATCATCACAAGAAAAATCCCTGCTGTCACCTAGCGATAGACAACCACTACTGCAAATGGAATTATGGTTGTTGGCTGTAGCCCATGCTATGCAAGGGATTGTAGATTTTGTCGCCTTAGCCAGTCACCCAGCGAAACAACAAGGCATTCCCTCTGGGGTGGTATTTTTCCCAGAAGGCAATCAAAGTGTGGGACAAGGATATGATTCCCGCTTGCAGCCTTGGGATCAGTTCCCTAATTCCTTGCAGTGGCATCCCATGTCTTATGCAACTTGCGGTAACGTTAGCTGTATTGTGGAGCAAGTGCAACGGGTATTGAGTTTGGCCAAGCCAGGGACAAAAATCATTCCGGCTTTAGCTGGCAAATGGGGAGGAGAGATCAGTAATCGTCCGTCATTAGAAGCACAAATGCAGGCATTGCGACAATATGCCCCCAAACTCAAGGGAGTCAGCCACTTTGCATATTCTTGGCAGTATCCAGAACATGATAGCGATCGCAAGGCTTGCCGTAGTCAGTAA
- a CDS encoding alpha/beta hydrolase, with protein sequence MPIYAPDTITFEGVRGDRYWFYEPYPYTGVSDIDEQLSGFPVAIFLPHHRPRQDTPLVIGLQGMCAPYGWNAFIIPTLTQMGIAVALFDTPLAGERSLVRTFTSLAQHEIKPLLDQGIAFDTAMLLSIFCSTANDIARVREFCGDRYGLCDSRLALFGVSMGVLLSAYAFTANGLGERLLGTIGHADLKSFAKSWGYNFLPDIAASPVGGLAESILDRLQPDLTPVIKLLQLANNLKYQDEFAWKCNPMNYIASVKLPRRVRFLIGANDPMVNVKDARACAQNFPDGACYVVPGMGHGTRQWGATFVDHVRYFLATQLEDWRG encoded by the coding sequence ATGCCGATTTACGCACCGGATACAATTACTTTTGAAGGAGTAAGAGGCGATCGCTATTGGTTTTATGAGCCTTATCCTTATACTGGGGTAAGTGACATCGATGAACAATTAAGCGGCTTTCCTGTGGCGATATTTTTGCCACACCATCGCCCCAGACAGGACACACCCTTAGTCATAGGTTTACAAGGGATGTGTGCGCCCTATGGTTGGAATGCTTTTATTATCCCCACACTCACCCAAATGGGTATAGCAGTAGCTTTATTCGATACCCCCTTAGCCGGTGAACGGAGTTTAGTACGCACCTTTACAAGTCTGGCACAGCACGAGATTAAACCCTTACTTGACCAGGGAATTGCTTTCGATACAGCCATGCTGCTGTCGATATTTTGCAGCACAGCGAATGATATCGCTAGAGTCAGGGAATTTTGCGGCGATCGCTATGGACTTTGTGATTCTAGACTGGCATTATTTGGGGTGAGTATGGGTGTGTTGCTGTCCGCCTACGCTTTTACAGCCAATGGTTTAGGAGAGAGATTATTGGGAACTATTGGCCATGCGGATCTCAAATCCTTTGCTAAAAGTTGGGGGTATAACTTTCTACCAGATATCGCTGCGTCTCCTGTGGGTGGATTAGCAGAGTCAATTTTAGACCGATTGCAACCTGATTTAACACCTGTAATCAAACTTTTGCAACTAGCTAATAATCTCAAATATCAAGATGAATTTGCGTGGAAATGCAATCCCATGAACTATATTGCATCAGTCAAATTACCGCGTCGAGTACGTTTTTTAATTGGTGCTAACGACCCAATGGTAAATGTTAAAGATGCCCGTGCTTGCGCTCAAAACTTTCCCGATGGTGCTTGTTATGTCGTTCCTGGAATGGGACATGGGACTAGACAATGGGGTGCAACTTTTGTTGATCATGTGCGTTATTTTTTAGCCACACAATTGGAAGATTGGCGGGGGTGA
- the polA gene encoding DNA polymerase I, translating into MSQTSTSVTTTRPTFILVDGHSLAFRSYFAFAKGRDGGLRTKTGIPTSVCFGFLKSLLEVMDTQQPQAMAVAFDLGLPTFRHEADDTYKADRPGTPEDFVPDLKNLHELLAGFNLPIYTAPGYEADDVLGTLAQQATAAGYRVKILTGDRDLFQLIDPAKEITVLNFSPDALKRATNSITEFSTEEVKAKLGILPTQVVDFKALCGDKSDNIPGVRGIGEKTAVQLLNTYDSLEQIYAAINDIKGATQKKLIEGKEDAYKSQYLAKIVVDVPLEVNLEHSKLQGFDHSVLIPILEKLEFSTYLKKISDLQQKFGGQVEEIPAASISTDEEDEDLWFFSADDTAAVSQPVDSPIQPHIINTEAKLTELVAILQTFTNTENPVAWDTETSDLEPRDAELVGIGCCWGTAPDELAYIPLAHKIGDNLNKDVALQALKPILEDAKYPKTFQNGKFDRLVFRTQGINLAGIVFDPMLASYVLNPDTSHNLTDLALRYLGLILTNYVDLVPKGKTIADINISAVAHYCCLQVYATWQLVPKMREELDKIPALSQLLTEIEQPLEAVLAAIEYTGVRINSAYLQELSQQLETDLAKLHEQATEIAGESFNLGSPKQLSYILFEKLGLSTKYSRKIQTGYSTDAATLEKLQEIDETGFVNAIIEYRTLSKLKSTYVDALPALVRSDTHRVHTNFNQTATSTGRLSSSNPNLQNIPIRTAFSRQIRKAFLPESDWLMVAADYSQIELRILAHLSQEPVLVQAYQQNEDIHTVTAKLVFEKEDITADERRIAKTINFGVIYGMGSLKFSRSTGIDKNIANEFIKRFNDRYPEVFAYLEGVKKQAISQGYVETILGRRRYFEFTSNSLRKLKGSNPADIDLSKLKNLGAYDAGLLRSAANAPIQGSSADIIKIAMVQLHEVLRNYQARLLLQVHDELVFEVPPHEWEELQPQIKSVMEKAVNLSVPLLVEVRAGENWMETK; encoded by the coding sequence ATGTCTCAAACTTCTACTTCTGTAACCACTACCCGTCCTACATTCATCCTCGTGGATGGACACTCCTTGGCTTTTCGTTCTTACTTTGCTTTCGCTAAAGGACGAGACGGTGGACTGCGTACTAAAACGGGAATTCCTACCAGTGTATGTTTTGGCTTTCTCAAGTCACTCTTGGAAGTCATGGATACACAACAACCGCAAGCAATGGCAGTTGCTTTTGATTTGGGTTTGCCAACTTTTCGCCACGAAGCCGACGATACCTATAAAGCTGATCGTCCAGGAACACCAGAAGATTTTGTCCCGGATTTAAAAAATCTGCACGAGTTACTCGCAGGTTTCAATCTGCCAATTTACACCGCACCTGGTTATGAAGCTGATGATGTATTAGGGACATTAGCACAGCAAGCCACTGCGGCTGGGTATAGGGTGAAGATTTTAACAGGCGATCGCGATCTATTTCAACTCATCGACCCCGCTAAGGAAATTACTGTTTTAAATTTTAGCCCGGATGCGCTTAAGCGAGCTACAAATAGCATCACTGAATTCAGTACAGAAGAAGTTAAAGCCAAACTTGGTATTTTACCCACACAAGTTGTTGATTTTAAAGCTTTGTGTGGGGATAAATCAGATAATATTCCCGGTGTAAGGGGGATTGGAGAAAAAACCGCAGTCCAATTACTTAATACTTACGATTCCCTAGAGCAGATTTACGCAGCAATCAATGATATTAAAGGCGCAACTCAAAAAAAACTGATAGAGGGGAAAGAAGACGCATATAAATCTCAATATTTAGCCAAAATAGTTGTAGATGTTCCCCTAGAAGTCAATTTAGAACATAGCAAACTGCAAGGTTTTGATCATAGTGTTCTCATCCCCATCTTAGAAAAGTTAGAATTTAGCACCTATTTAAAAAAAATCAGCGACCTACAGCAAAAGTTTGGTGGACAAGTTGAAGAAATACCAGCCGCATCAATCAGTACAGATGAAGAAGATGAAGACCTATGGTTTTTCAGTGCTGATGACACAGCAGCTGTCTCTCAACCAGTTGATTCTCCAATTCAACCACACATCATTAATACTGAGGCAAAACTCACAGAATTAGTTGCGATATTACAGACATTCACTAATACAGAGAATCCCGTTGCTTGGGATACAGAAACCAGTGATTTAGAACCTAGAGACGCTGAATTAGTCGGTATTGGCTGCTGTTGGGGAACTGCACCTGATGAATTAGCCTATATTCCCCTGGCTCATAAAATTGGAGATAACTTAAATAAAGATGTCGCACTCCAAGCACTAAAACCAATTCTAGAAGATGCTAAATATCCCAAAACTTTTCAAAACGGTAAATTTGACCGTTTAGTTTTTCGCACTCAAGGAATTAACTTGGCGGGAATTGTCTTTGACCCTATGTTGGCTAGTTATGTTTTGAATCCAGATACTAGCCATAATCTCACTGATTTAGCTTTGCGTTATTTGGGATTAATATTAACCAATTATGTTGATTTAGTTCCTAAAGGTAAAACCATCGCAGATATAAATATTTCGGCTGTAGCTCATTATTGCTGTTTGCAAGTCTATGCAACATGGCAACTTGTGCCGAAAATGCGCGAAGAGTTAGATAAAATTCCAGCTTTATCTCAACTATTAACAGAGATAGAACAGCCCCTAGAAGCAGTTTTAGCAGCAATAGAATATACTGGAGTCCGGATTAATTCTGCTTATTTACAAGAACTTTCCCAGCAATTAGAAACAGATCTAGCCAAATTACATGAGCAAGCGACGGAAATCGCCGGAGAAAGTTTTAATTTAGGTTCTCCTAAACAACTAAGTTATATATTGTTTGAAAAATTAGGTTTAAGTACCAAATATTCACGGAAAATTCAGACTGGTTATTCTACAGATGCAGCCACTTTAGAAAAACTGCAAGAAATTGATGAAACAGGTTTTGTTAATGCCATTATTGAGTATCGGACTTTATCTAAATTAAAGTCTACGTATGTAGATGCTTTACCAGCATTAGTCCGTTCAGATACCCACAGAGTACATACTAATTTTAATCAAACAGCAACCTCAACTGGTAGGCTATCTTCTTCTAATCCCAATTTGCAAAATATCCCCATTCGGACAGCCTTTAGTCGCCAAATTCGCAAAGCATTTTTACCGGAATCAGATTGGTTAATGGTGGCGGCTGATTACTCGCAAATTGAATTAAGAATTTTGGCACATTTAAGTCAAGAACCAGTTTTAGTGCAAGCCTATCAGCAGAATGAAGATATTCATACGGTGACAGCAAAGTTGGTCTTTGAAAAAGAAGATATTACAGCCGATGAACGTAGAATCGCCAAAACAATTAACTTTGGTGTAATTTATGGCATGGGTTCGCTGAAATTTTCCCGTTCTACAGGAATTGATAAAAACATAGCCAATGAATTTATTAAACGATTTAATGATCGCTACCCTGAAGTTTTCGCTTATTTAGAAGGAGTGAAAAAACAAGCAATCTCTCAAGGTTATGTCGAAACTATCCTTGGTCGTCGGCGTTATTTTGAGTTTACCAGCAACAGTTTACGCAAGCTCAAAGGTAGCAATCCAGCAGATATTGACTTGAGTAAATTAAAAAATTTAGGTGCTTACGATGCAGGCTTATTGCGTTCCGCCGCCAATGCACCAATTCAAGGTTCGAGTGCAGATATTATCAAAATTGCCATGGTGCAACTGCATGAAGTTTTGCGAAACTATCAAGCGCGGTTATTACTACAAGTTCATGATGAATTAGTCTTTGAAGTTCCCCCCCATGAGTGGGAAGAATTACAACCACAAATTAAATCCGTCATGGAAAAAGCAGTAAATTTAAGTGTGCCGTTGTTAGTAGAAGTCAGAGCAGGTGAAAACTGGATGGAAACAAAGTAA